A window of Longispora fulva contains these coding sequences:
- a CDS encoding TetR/AcrR family transcriptional regulator has protein sequence MSLPVPPWEQRPQKRRSTKQPLSQEAIVAAAFKILDAEGLEAVTMRRIADELDTGPASLYAHVANKDELYALLLDQAAGEVRLPAPDAEHWQDRAKDFLRDLNRVLISHKDLGRAALARIPVSPNALASSEALLAILRTGGVPDQDCAWAADILSLYVVAHAYENGLQQLHGDEDEGMAYVAAIGEYFHQLPSDRFPNIVGLAGLLTTGDGDVRFEFGLDLLIRGLAARAEEARKAHG, from the coding sequence ATGAGCCTTCCGGTACCCCCGTGGGAGCAGCGCCCGCAGAAGCGGCGCTCGACCAAGCAGCCACTGAGCCAGGAGGCGATCGTGGCGGCGGCGTTCAAGATCCTGGACGCCGAGGGGCTTGAGGCCGTCACGATGCGGCGGATCGCCGACGAGCTCGACACCGGCCCGGCGTCGCTGTACGCGCACGTGGCCAACAAGGACGAGCTCTACGCCCTGCTGCTCGATCAGGCGGCAGGCGAGGTGCGGCTCCCTGCACCGGACGCCGAACACTGGCAGGACCGGGCGAAGGACTTCCTCCGCGATCTCAACCGGGTCCTCATCAGCCACAAGGACCTCGGCCGGGCCGCGCTCGCCCGGATCCCGGTCAGCCCCAACGCGCTCGCCTCCTCCGAGGCGCTGCTCGCGATCCTGCGGACCGGCGGAGTGCCCGACCAGGACTGCGCGTGGGCGGCGGACATCCTCTCGCTGTACGTCGTGGCGCACGCCTACGAGAACGGCCTACAACAACTCCACGGCGACGAGGACGAGGGAATGGCGTATGTCGCCGCGATCGGGGAGTATTTCCACCAGTTGCCGTCTGACCGGTTTCCCAATATTGTCGGGCTGGCCGGACTATTGACGACCGGGGACGGCGACGTGCGATTCGAGTTTGGACTCGACCTGCTCATCAGGGGGCTGGCGGCCCGCGCCGAGGAAGCCCGGAAAGCACACGGATAG
- a CDS encoding MFS transporter, whose product MTLATAPHTEAEPAPYKYRWMVLATVLAAEVMDLLDSTIINVAAPSVQRSIGGTFSTIQWIAAGYTLAFAVMLITGGRLGDIFGRKKMFLLGAAGFTLSSIACALCQTPGQLITARVLQGALGAIMIPQGLGVLKAVFPPKEMGAAFGAFGPVMGLSAVCGPIMAGALIDADWFGTGWRMIFLVNVPLGLIAFFAALRYMPEGGSPDRPKLDLLGALLVTAGSLALIYPLVQGQEKDWPAWMFALMAASVPIFALFTWYQSRRRNSPLVEPSLLKQRAFTGGLAVFLVFFAAMVGFMLVFGLFAQIGLGYSPLKAGLNMAPWSFGIAIGAVLAGAVLTAKLGRRVVHLGLIVMGIGQVAIWFTLGHYGTAVTVWNFLPATLLSGIGMGMGMVPLFDFILAGVNEREVGSASGVLNAFQQLGGSIGVALLGTLFFHGLGGRPSGGDFVHVTQNLLWICLGLYALTFALVFLLPKKAREDQTH is encoded by the coding sequence ATGACTCTCGCCACCGCCCCGCACACCGAAGCCGAACCGGCGCCCTACAAGTACCGCTGGATGGTCTTAGCCACGGTCCTGGCCGCCGAGGTCATGGACCTGCTCGACTCCACGATCATCAACGTCGCGGCCCCGTCGGTCCAAAGGTCGATCGGCGGCACGTTCTCGACCATCCAGTGGATCGCCGCCGGCTACACCCTGGCCTTCGCCGTCATGCTGATCACCGGCGGCCGCCTCGGCGACATCTTCGGCCGGAAGAAGATGTTCCTGCTCGGCGCCGCCGGCTTCACCCTCAGCTCGATCGCCTGCGCCCTCTGCCAGACCCCCGGCCAACTGATCACGGCCCGCGTCCTGCAGGGCGCGCTCGGCGCGATCATGATCCCGCAGGGCCTCGGCGTCCTCAAGGCGGTCTTCCCACCGAAGGAGATGGGCGCGGCCTTCGGCGCGTTCGGCCCGGTCATGGGCCTGTCGGCGGTGTGCGGCCCGATCATGGCCGGCGCGCTGATCGACGCCGACTGGTTCGGTACCGGATGGCGCATGATCTTCCTGGTCAACGTCCCGCTCGGCCTGATCGCCTTCTTCGCGGCCCTGAGGTACATGCCCGAGGGCGGCTCCCCCGACAGGCCGAAGCTCGACCTGCTCGGCGCGCTCCTGGTCACCGCCGGCTCGCTCGCGCTGATCTACCCGCTCGTCCAGGGCCAGGAGAAGGACTGGCCGGCCTGGATGTTCGCCCTGATGGCGGCGTCGGTCCCGATCTTCGCCCTGTTCACCTGGTACCAGAGCCGCCGCAGGAACTCCCCCCTCGTCGAGCCGAGCCTGCTCAAGCAGCGCGCGTTCACCGGTGGCCTCGCGGTGTTCCTGGTCTTCTTCGCGGCCATGGTCGGCTTCATGCTCGTCTTCGGCCTGTTCGCCCAGATCGGCCTCGGCTACAGCCCCCTCAAGGCCGGCCTGAACATGGCCCCCTGGTCCTTCGGCATCGCGATCGGCGCCGTCCTCGCCGGGGCGGTGCTCACCGCGAAACTCGGCCGCAGGGTCGTGCACCTCGGCCTGATCGTGATGGGCATCGGCCAGGTCGCGATCTGGTTCACCCTCGGCCACTACGGCACGGCCGTCACGGTGTGGAACTTCCTGCCCGCCACGCTGCTCAGCGGGATCGGCATGGGCATGGGCATGGTGCCGCTGTTCGACTTCATCCTCGCTGGCGTGAACGAGCGCGAGGTCGGCTCGGCCTCCGGGGTGCTCAACGCCTTCCAGCAGTTGGGCGGGTCGATCGGGGTCGCGCTGCTGGGGACGCTGTTCTTCCACGGGTTGGGCGGGCGGCCGTCCGGTGGGGACTTCGTGCACGTCACGCAGAACCTGCTCTGGATCTGCCTGGGGTTGTACGCCCTGACCTTCGCCCTGGTCTTCCTGCTCCCGAAGAAGGCCCGCGAAGACCAGACCCACTAG